The nucleotide window CGCCATCGAGCTGCCGCTGCAGCAGTGGCTGGACGAAGACGACAAGCTCCACGAGGACAGCCTGCGCGAGAAGATCCTGGCTGCCATCAACGAGGCCTATCAGGCCAAGGAAGCCGCCGTCGGCGAGCAGGTGCTGCGCCATTTCGAAAAGGCGGTGATGCTGCAGACCCTGGACGGCCTGTGGAAGGAACACCTGGCGGCCATGGACCACCTGCGCCAGGGCATCCACCTGCGTGGCTATGCCCAGAAGAACCCCAAGCAGGAATACAAGCGCGAGGCCTTCGAGCTGTTCACCGAGATGCTGGAGAACCTCAAGCACGATGTGGTCAGCATCCTCTGCAAGGTCAGGGTCCAGGCCGAGGAAGACGTGGCGGCCGTGGAAGAGCAGCGCCGCCGTGCCGAGCCGGTGCAGCAGCAGTACCAGCACGAGGCGTCTGCGCCCGTGGGCGGCGAGGTGGTGGCCGAAACCGCCATGCGTGCCGGCCCCAAGGTGGGCCGCAACGATCCCTGCCCCTGTGGCTCCGGCAAGAAGTACAAGCAGTGCCACGGTAAGCTGGCCTGACAAGGGCCCTGAATGAAACCGAAAAGAGGTGGCCTGGCCACCTCTTTGTTTTGGAGTAGTGTATGAGCAAGCAAGTGGTCTGGGTGGCGGTCGGCGTCATCGAAAACGGCCGTGATGAGGTCTTTCTCACCAAGAGGCCCGACGACAAGCACCAGGGCGGCAAGTGGGAGTTTCCCGGCGGCAAGGTGGAAGAGGGCGAGGACGTGCTGAGGGCCCTGGACAGGGAGCTCCATGAGGAAATCGGCATCAACGTGGTGACGGCCGAGCCCCTGACCGTGGTCGAGCACGACTATGGCGACAAGGTGGTGAAGCTGGATGTGTGGCTGGTGCGGGGCTTTGTGGGGCAGCCCCACGGTAAGGAAGGCCAGGAAGGGGCCTGGATCAGGGTCAGCGAGCTGGGCGAAATGGACTTTCCCGATGCCAACGGCCCCATAGTCGAGGCCGTTCAGGCACTGAGCCGCTAGTCGAACTCGTAGCCCTTGGGGGCTTCTTCCTGGCTGGGCGCCTCCTCTTCAGAGGGGATGCGACGCTCCTCGCTGGCCCACTCGCCGAGATCGATCAGTTGGCAGCGTTTGGAGCAGAAGGGCCTGAAGGCGCTTTTTTCGTTCCAGGGTACGGACTTGCCGCAGATAGGGCATTTCACTTCCATCGGTTTCCTCCTACCAGGCGCAGGTCTGTTGGTTGAAGGCCATGTCTTCGGTGACGGCCTGCTGCTCGCCGTCATCGCACAGGCGCATGAGGCGCACAGTGTAGCGGCCGCGATGGCCGCTGACCATGGGAAAGACATCGACGGGCAGGCCGCTGATCCGCACCAGCACCAGCTGGTCACCGGCATTCTGGTAGAAACCGCTCTTGGCCAGCACGGACTCGCTGTGGCCCAGCTCACGCAGGAAATGCAGGAAACTCTGCAGCGACTGCTGCAGGGGGGCCACCACATCGAGCCAGGCCGAGATCTCCGCCTGGCGCAGCTCGATGGAACGCTGGTGCCAGCATTGCAGCTGGGGCAGATCGAAGTTGGTGTCACCGCCCGGTACGGCGTAGCGGGAGCGCAGCGAGGCGAGAAACTTGTCGTCGCGCCAGGCCTGGCCCGGTTTTGGGGTGGCGGCCAGCCAGTGCCTCAGGGAGCGCAGATCCTCATGCATCTGCTGCAGGCGCTGACCGTCCACCTCCGGCCTTTGTGACCAGAGCTGCAGCCGCTCCATCAGCCGCTCCAGATCCTTGCTCAGATCCGCTCTCAGCTCGCCTCTTTCCAGTACATCCTGGGCATTGAACAGGGCCTGGAAGAAGTGGGGATTGTCCTTACAGAACAGCCGCTCCAATACCTCCTCCAGTCGCAGGTAGGTACGCAGCTTTTCGGACAGGGGAAATTCGTAGGTAACAGCCATAGCCTCGGCAGTCGATAGGCGCTATTGGCCTTATGATAGCGCCTTTTGCCTAGCCATCGCCAAGTAGCTTTGGTGCAATTGCTGAACCTGGGCTTTCAGCTTCTCGGGTTGGCCACTGTTGTCGAGCACATCGTCCGCCCGAGCCAGACGCTCGGCCCGGTCCATTTGGCTGTGGAGAATGCCCTTGACGGTCTCCGGATTGGTGTCGTCCCTGGCCAGTACCCGCTGCAGCTGGACCTCTTGCGGCACATCGATGACCAAGGTGCGATCGCAGAGCCCATCCAGGCCGTTCTCGAACAATAAGGGCACCACGAAGAGCACGTAGGGACTGGGAGCGGCTTGCAGCTGGCGCTGCATTTCCTGACGGATCAGGGGATGGAGCAGGTCGTTCAGCCAAAGGCGCTGCTTGTCATCGGCAAAGACAATTTCCCGCAGTGCCTTGCGGTCCAGGCTGCCATCGGCCTGGAGCACGGCGTTGCCGAAATGGGCAGCGATGGCGGCCAGCGCCGAAGTGCCGGGTTCGACCACCTGGCGGGCCACCACATCGGCATCGACCAGCTCGATGCCGAGTTCGTGGAAGGCATTCGCCACAGTGCTCTTGCCGCTACCGATGCCGCCGGTCAGGCCTACGACAAACATCAGTGTCCCAACAGCCCCAGGTACCAAGCGTTAATGGCCGGCCCCCAGATGAGGGCGACCCAGCCGGCGATGGCCAGGAAAGGTCCAAAGGGCATGGGTTGGCTGCCCTTGCGGATGGCGGCGATGATGCCCCAGAGGGCGCCGAACACGGATGACAGCAGCACTATCTGCAGCAGCATGGCCGGGCCAAGCCAGGCACCAAGGGCAGCCAGCAGCTTGAAATCCCCGTAGCCCATGCCTTCCTTGCCGGTGAGCAGTTTGAACACCCAATAAACGGACCAGAGCGACAGGTAGCCCAGCATGGCGCCCAAAATGGCCTTCTCCGGTGTGACCAGGCCGCCCACCAGGCTGATGGCAAGTCCCCCCCAGAGCAGCGGCAGGGTCATGTCGTCCGGCAACAGCATGGTGTCGGCATCGATAAAGGTCAGCGCCACCAGGAACCAGGTCAGCAGCAGGGCGCCGACCATGAGGACGGTCGCACCAAAGTGCCAGGCCACCGCCGCCGACATCAGGCCGGTAATGAGCTCCACCAGGGGATAACGAATGGCAATGGGGGCCTTGCAATGGCGGCACTTGCCGGCCAGCAGCAGCCAGGACAGCACGGGGATATTGTCGTACCACCTTACCGGTGATTGGCACTTGGGGCAGTGACTGTGGGGTGTCATCAGGTTGAAGGGGGCCTGCTCTGGCTCGGCTTCCAATTCCAAGAGGTCGCGGCTTTCCGCTTTCCAGCGCGCTTCCAGCATGAGTGGCAGCCGGTGGATAACCACATTGAGGAAGCTGCCCACCAGCAGGCCCAGGATGCCAATAAAAGCCGCGAGCCACAGGGGCTCGCGGGAGAGGAGTTCGATTAACTGCATCTGTCTTTAGCCTACGACTTGACCCAGCTGGAAGATGGGCAGGTACATGGCCACCACCAGGCCGCCGATGAGCGGGCCGAGAACGATCATGATGGCAGGTTCCAGCAGACTCATCAGGCCGTCGACGGCATCGTCCACCTCACGCTCAAAGATTTGGGCAACCTTGGTCATCATCTCATCGATGGAGCCGGATTCTTCGCCGATCAGCACCATCTGTATGACCATCTCCGGGAAGACGGCGGTGGTCCTCATGGCCACGTTCATCTGCATGCCGGTTTCCACCTCGCGGCGCACCTTCAAAATCGCATCACGATAGAGGGCATTACCGGAGGCGCCGGCCGATGAATTCAAACCTTCGATAAGCGGCACACCGGCAGAGAAGGTGGTGGCCAGGGTACGGGCAAAGCGGGCAAGAGAGGCTTTGTGCAGTATGGGGCCAACTATTGGGATCTTAAGCATAAACCTATCGGTTCTGTCCCTGACATCCTGGGATTTGCGGTGAGCTTGCCTGAACATGAGGCCGGCGACGATCAATACAGCCAATACGATATACCAGGAATCCCGGACGACATGGGAGATCTTGATCCAGAGCTGGGTAAAGGCAGGCAGTTCGGCGCCAAAGGAGTGGAAGATGTCCTCGAATTGGGGCACGACAAAGATCAGCAGGATGGCCGTAACCACTATGGCAACGAAGACGATGGCCGAAGGATAGAAGAGCGCCTTTTTGATCTTTGACTTCAGCTCTTCCTGCTTCTCCTTGTAGGTGGCGATGCGGTCGAACATGGTTTCCATGGCACCGGAGTTTTCACCTGCTGCTACCAGATCGCGATAGAGATCATCAAAGTAAATGGGGTACTTGGCCAAGGCCTCCGACAGCAGGGTTCCACCCTGCACATCGGCACTGATCTTGGCCATCATTTCCCGTACCGCATCCTTCTTGTTGCCCTTGGAGATGATGTCCAGGGACTGCACCAAGGGGACACCGGACGCCAGCATGGTGGCCAGCTGGCGGGTGATGGCGGCGATATCGGCCGCTTCTACCTTTTGCCCCATGGAAAACAGCGGCTTGGGCTTTTTACGGACCTCCTTGGGCGTGATGCCCTGGGCCCTGAGCTGGGCCTTGATCTCGTTGATCTTGGTGCCGGTGATCTCACCCTGGACCTTTTCACCACGGCGGTTGACGCCTTTCCAGGTAAAGACTTCCAGTTTGACGGCTTGTATCTTTCTCTTATTGGCCGTAGTGGTCGCGGTAGCCATATCAGCTCCTTAGTAACTGGTCACCCGGTTGATCTCCGCCAGTGAGGTGACTCCCTGGCGGGCCTTTTCAAGACCGGATTGGCGCAGGTTCTTGATTCCATCCCGTTGTGCCTGGGCGGCAATATCCAACGAGTTTCCGCCTTCCATGATGATTTTGGCAATGGCTTCGGTCATGGGCATGGCTTCATAGATGCCCACCCTGCCTTTGTAACCCCCGGTACATTCCTTACAGCCAACGGGCTTATACAATGTGAAGCCCTCGTCGATCTGCGCCGGCGCATAGCCTTGGCGTAACAGCTCGTCCTTGGGGAGTTGTTCGGGGGCCTTGCAACTGCTGCAAAGGCGCCGAGCCAGCCGCTGGGCGATGACCAGGGTCACCGAAGAGGCGATGTTATAGGAAGGCACGCCCATGTTCATGAGACGGGTCAGGGTCTCGGACGAGGAGTTGGTGTGCAGGGTGGACAGCACCAGGTGACCCGTCTGGGCGGCCTTGATCGCTATCTCGGCGGTTTCCAGATCCCGTATCTCACCCACCATGATGACGTCGGGATCCTGACGCAGGAAGGCCCTGAGAGCAGAGGCGAAATCCATGCCCGCCTTCATGTTAATCTGCACCTGGTTGATGCCGGGCAGGTTGATTTCCACCGGATCTTCGGCGGTAGAGATATTACGTTCCTGGGTATTGAGGATATTGAGACCGGTATAGAGGGACACCGTCTTGCCCGAGCCGGTAGGGCCCGTTACCAGTATCATCCCCTGGGGCTTTTGCAGAGATTCCATATACAGACGTTTCTGCTCCGGCTCGTAACCCAGCATGTCGATGCCCAGTTGGGCGCTGCTGGAGTCCAGGATACGCATCACGATCTTTTCGCCCCACAGGGTCGGCAGGGTCGATACGCGGAAGTCGATGGCCTTGCGGCGGCTCAGGCGCAGCTTGATACGGCCATCCTGGGGGATACGGCGCTCGGCGATATCCAGCTTGGCCATGACCTTGATCCGCGCCGCCAAGCGGCCGGACAAGGCGGCGGGGGGAGCCGCCACTTCATGGAGTATGCCGTCGATACGAAAGCGTACCCGGTAGCTCTTTTCGTAAGGCTCGAAATGAAGGTCCGACGCCCCCTTGCGGATGGCGTCCATCAATATCTTGTTGATATAGATGACGATGGGGGCATCTTCATCCTTGCCGCCAACGCCGACCAGATCCTGATCCTTGTCGTCCTCATCTTCGACGACCAGGTCTGCCAGCTCGGAGTCCTGGACATCCACATCCAGGGTGGCCGATTCGCTTTTCTCCAGCAGCTTGTCTATGGCCTTGGCCAGCTCATCGGCGTTCACCAGCACGGGCTCTGTGGGCAGGCGCAGGTTGAAGCGGAAGTCCTCCAACGCCGCCTGGTTGCTGGGGTCGGCGATGGCGATAAAGATGCGGTTCTGGCGCTTGAACAGCGGCAGAACGAAATGCTTGTTGATCAACTGCTCATTAATGAGTGTTGAGGGAATATTGTCGATATCGAACTTGGCCAAGTCAAAGAGGGGCAGGCCGTATTGCTCCGACAGGAAGCGGGCGAAGTCGGCGGCGCTGAGTTCGGACTTCTTCAGCACGTCGAACAGCGGCAGTAGGCCGGAATTGTTGTCCTTGAGCAGCTCTTCGGCCACGCTCTGGTCTATCTTGCCGCGCCTGAGCAGCAGCGCCAGGGTGCCTTTGGCGAGGGGTAGGAAGCCTGACATGCCGGTTATGTTCTCCTGGCCAGATTCTTATTCGAGCGGTGCATGTAGTGGATCAGCATCGTCTGACGGTTGTTATTGGAATGCAATGCTAAGGTGCTGTTAACCCCATAATAGCAAGAGGGGCTGGCCATAAGGCAAGGCTGGATTACCAGATACAAAAACGGCAGGCCTGGCCTGCCGTTTATTATCAAGCGTATTTTTTGTCTTAGCAGATACCCAGACCGACGCAGGTACCGCCTTTGACCCAAGTAACGCCGAAAGTAGAGGCGTTGATAGTACCGGTCAGTGAGTAAGTCTCACCGGCCAGGCCTTGACCATTGATCGCTGTGGCCAGGATAGTGCCACCGGTAGCAGAAGAGGTCCAGGTCACGGTGTTGACCAGTGCGCCATTGGCGGCACCGGCGGTGGGCACAGCGCAGGAAGTTGCACCAATGTTGGTGGTCTGTTCTGTCTGAGCACAGACTTCAACAGCAGTTTTAACAGAGCCAGTGGCGGAAACAACTTCAGAGAACTTGGCCTTCTTGGTGTAGGTCTGGTAGGCCGGCAGGGCGATGGCGGCCAGGATGCCGACGATCGCAACCACGATCATCAGTTCGATCAAGGTAAAACCTTGTTGCTTCTTCATGAGAGATCCCCTCGTTTTACAATTATTTAACTGTTATGGTCGCGAATTAAGGGCCGCGACCTTCCCTATATTATTAATAGCTTACCCCTATAAAGGGAAGTGGCGATGCATCACAAATTTGCCAAAATGTTGGCAGTTCAGAGCAGCCGCATGGACAGGTCGATGGCCTGTACATGCTTGGTCAGCGCGCCCGAGGACACATAATCCACGCCCGTCTCGGCAATGCTCTTAAGGGCCTCTGCCATGACGTTGCCGGACACCTCAAGTTTAGTGTCAGCTTTTGTAGCATCTCGCAAGCGAACGGCCTCGACCATGGCATTTGCCTGAAAGTTATCCAGCATAATGACATCCGCGCCGGCCTGAAGGGCCTGTTCAAGTTCTTGAATAGATTCGACTTCCACTTCAACAGGCTTGCCGGGAGCGATCCGGTGCGCCTGCTGCACCGCCTCCTGGATGCCACCGGCAGCCAGGATATGGTTTTCCTTGATCAGGAAGGCATCAAAGAGGCCAACCCTGTGGTTGGCACCGCCGCCGCATTTCACGGCGTATTTCTGGGCCAGGCGATGTCCCGGGACGGTCTTGCGGGTGTCCAGCAGCTGGGTCTTGCTGCCGGCCAGCAACCGCACGTAGCGGGCCGTGGTGGTGGCGGTACCGGACAGCATCTGTACGAAATTGAGGGCGGTGCGCTCGCCGGTCAGCAGCAGCCTAGCCGGACCTTCCAGGGTGAAGAGGGTGTCGCCAGCGTTGACATGGTCGCCATCAGTCACCATGAACTCCACCCTGACCTGACCACCCAGCTGGGCAAAGACCTCGAGCACCCAGTCCTTGCCGCAGAAAACCATGGCTTCTCTGGTTATGACCATGGCCTTGCGGACTTCGTCGGCCGGTACCAGTTGTGCCGTGATGTCATTGTCTGCCTTGATGGTTCCGCCCAGGTCTTCGCTCAGTGCCGCGGCGACCTGTTCCCTGATGCTAGCTTGCAGATCCATAGGATTGCCCTGTCGATGATGGTAAAGGTGGCAGTATACCAGCCCTTAAGGATGCTGGTCAGAGTCGCTGGCCGGATCGGGCGGTGGTAGAGTATAGGCATCACATCAATGGCTTAGGCGGTCATGGACTGGTATCCCAAGGCAAGGCGCCTGGACTCTCCCCATCACAACGAAAGGCCGGTCGGCTGCGCCGTCGATACGGTGGTGCTGCACAACATCAGCCTGCCCCCCAATGCCTTCGGTACAGGCGCCATCGAAGCGCTCTTCACCGGCACCCTGGATCCCCGGGCCCATCCCTGGTTTGAAAGGCTGGCCGGCGTCGAGGTGTCCGCCCATATCCTCATCAAGCGCAGCGGCGAACTGTGCCAGTTCGTGCCTTTCTCCGGCCGCGCCTGGCATGCGGGACGCTCTTCCTTTCAGGGCAGGCAAGGCCTCAACGACAACAGCATAGGTGTCGAGCTGGAAGGGGCCGATCATCTGCCCTTCACCGACGCGCAATATAGTGGCCTTGCGGAGCTGGCATGCTGGCTGGCAGAACATTGGGCGTTATCGCCTGAGCAAATCACCGCCCACGAGACCATAGCGCCCTTTCGCAAGACGGACCCCGGCCCGGGCTTTGACTGGCAACACTTTTACGGATTTTTGTTGGAGACAATGTCATGACGCTGATCACCCTGGTGATGGCTCTGCTTATCGAGCGCCTGTTCATGCTGCCCCCCTCGTGGCAGGCCAGCACCTACCTGCGAAAGTTGCCAGGGCAGGTGCAGCGACTGGGCGAGCAATGGCCAGCACTGGTCATCGGCTTGGCGCTGGTGGTATTCGGCATCAACTGGCTGTTGGGGCTGCTGCCGGGCTGGCTGGCCTGGACCCTGGAAATCCTTGTGTTGGTCATGGCCCTGGATACCAGCGCCGTACGCCGCCGGTACCGCAAGCTGCTCAATGCCCTGGAAAGGGGCGACATGGAATCGGCCGATCTCTCCTCCTCCGCGCTGGAGGTACCGGCCATCAGCCGCCAGTTTGAAGGCAAGGAACGAACCCTGGTGGCCCTGCTCTGGGTCAATTACCGCCATTACTGCGCATTGCTGTTCTTCTTTGTGGTGGCCGGCCTGGGTGGCGCCCTGGCCTACCTGTTGCTGCGCTACCTGGCCGATCTCAGCGAGGTGGAGGAAAGGCCGGCGGCCAGGCTGTTGAAGCTAGTGGACTGGCTGCCGGTGCGTATCACCGCCATGGGCTTTGCCTTTGTGGGCCATTATTCCCGGGCCATGCCGTTGTGGCTGGATGGCCTGCTGCGTCCCGCGGCCGACAACGAGGCCTACCTGGGCCAGGTGGCCCTGGCCGCGGAAGAAGTATCCCTGGACGATCCCAGCTGTACCCAGCCCATGCTGTGCCTGGTGGCCCTGGCTAAGCGCAATCTGCTGTTCTTTCTGACCCTGGTGGCGATACTCACCCTTTTTGGTTGGCTGGTCTGACCAATTGTATCGTCAACGCTACCTTACAACCGAATAGCAATACGGCCTGTCCGCCCAAAATGGACAGGCTTTATTCCATCTGCTAAGGTTTGTGCAATTTCTTGATAATTGGTATTACCAATTTACAAAATGCGTGCAGGCTACCAAAGGATCAAACAGCCCAAATTGGCCGATGTCATTCAGGAGCAGCTGGAAACGCTGATCCTGGAAGGCACCCTGGCCCCCGGCGAGAAGCTGCCGCCGGAGCGGGAGCTGGCCAAGCAGTTCGAGGTGTCCCGGCCCTCGGTGCGGGAAGCCATCCAGAAGCTGGAAGCCAAGGGCCTGCTGCTGCGCCGCCAGGGTGGCGGCACCTATGTCAGCCGGGATCTCTACAGTGGCCTGGCCCAGCCCCTCTTTGCCCTGATCCAGGGGCACGACGAATCCCAGCTGGATCTGCTGGAGTTCCGTTACGCCCTTGAGGCCATGTCCGCCTACTACGCCGCCGACCGGGGCACCAGCGCCGATCTGGACAGCATCCGTCGCAGCCACGAGGAAGTGGAGCAGGCCCACGACGATGGCGACATCGAGCAGGAGGCCGCTGCCATCTGCCGCTTCCACGAGGCGGTGGCCCAGGCCAGCCACAACGTGGTGATCCTGCACCTGGTACGGGTGATGAAGCCGCTGCTGGAAGAAAACGTACGCCAGAACCTGGAGATGCTCTACCAGCGTTCCTCCTCGCCGGAGAAGGTCGCCGGGCATCGCCGAACCCTGCTGGAGTGCATCGTCTCCGGCAAACCCCAGGAGGCCCGCCAGGCCTGTGAGCAGCACCTGGCCTTCCTGGAAGAAACCCTTTTGGACATCCGCCGGGAGCAGAGCCGACTGCAGCGCTCCCTGCGCCGTGTCAAAGACAAGCCCGACCGGTAAGCCTGAACTAAGGTTAACCGCGTCGACCGCATTTTCATTTAACGAGCTAGAAGAAGGAAAACGCCATGTCAGAGAAGG belongs to Gallaecimonas sp. GXIMD4217 and includes:
- the ampE gene encoding regulatory signaling modulator protein AmpE, whose translation is MTLITLVMALLIERLFMLPPSWQASTYLRKLPGQVQRLGEQWPALVIGLALVVFGINWLLGLLPGWLAWTLEILVLVMALDTSAVRRRYRKLLNALERGDMESADLSSSALEVPAISRQFEGKERTLVALLWVNYRHYCALLFFFVVAGLGGALAYLLLRYLADLSEVEERPAARLLKLVDWLPVRITAMGFAFVGHYSRAMPLWLDGLLRPAADNEAYLGQVALAAEEVSLDDPSCTQPMLCLVALAKRNLLFFLTLVAILTLFGWLV
- the nadC gene encoding carboxylating nicotinate-nucleotide diphosphorylase yields the protein MDLQASIREQVAAALSEDLGGTIKADNDITAQLVPADEVRKAMVITREAMVFCGKDWVLEVFAQLGGQVRVEFMVTDGDHVNAGDTLFTLEGPARLLLTGERTALNFVQMLSGTATTTARYVRLLAGSKTQLLDTRKTVPGHRLAQKYAVKCGGGANHRVGLFDAFLIKENHILAAGGIQEAVQQAHRIAPGKPVEVEVESIQELEQALQAGADVIMLDNFQANAMVEAVRLRDATKADTKLEVSGNVMAEALKSIAETGVDYVSSGALTKHVQAIDLSMRLL
- the yacG gene encoding DNA gyrase inhibitor YacG; this translates as MEVKCPICGKSVPWNEKSAFRPFCSKRCQLIDLGEWASEERRIPSEEEAPSQEEAPKGYEFD
- the mutT gene encoding 8-oxo-dGTP diphosphatase MutT — encoded protein: MSKQVVWVAVGVIENGRDEVFLTKRPDDKHQGGKWEFPGGKVEEGEDVLRALDRELHEEIGINVVTAEPLTVVEHDYGDKVVKLDVWLVRGFVGQPHGKEGQEGAWIRVSELGEMDFPDANGPIVEAVQALSR
- a CDS encoding A24 family peptidase yields the protein MQLIELLSREPLWLAAFIGILGLLVGSFLNVVIHRLPLMLEARWKAESRDLLELEAEPEQAPFNLMTPHSHCPKCQSPVRWYDNIPVLSWLLLAGKCRHCKAPIAIRYPLVELITGLMSAAVAWHFGATVLMVGALLLTWFLVALTFIDADTMLLPDDMTLPLLWGGLAISLVGGLVTPEKAILGAMLGYLSLWSVYWVFKLLTGKEGMGYGDFKLLAALGAWLGPAMLLQIVLLSSVFGALWGIIAAIRKGSQPMPFGPFLAIAGWVALIWGPAINAWYLGLLGH
- a CDS encoding type II secretion system F family protein; the encoded protein is MATATTTANKRKIQAVKLEVFTWKGVNRRGEKVQGEITGTKINEIKAQLRAQGITPKEVRKKPKPLFSMGQKVEAADIAAITRQLATMLASGVPLVQSLDIISKGNKKDAVREMMAKISADVQGGTLLSEALAKYPIYFDDLYRDLVAAGENSGAMETMFDRIATYKEKQEELKSKIKKALFYPSAIVFVAIVVTAILLIFVVPQFEDIFHSFGAELPAFTQLWIKISHVVRDSWYIVLAVLIVAGLMFRQAHRKSQDVRDRTDRFMLKIPIVGPILHKASLARFARTLATTFSAGVPLIEGLNSSAGASGNALYRDAILKVRREVETGMQMNVAMRTTAVFPEMVIQMVLIGEESGSIDEMMTKVAQIFEREVDDAVDGLMSLLEPAIMIVLGPLIGGLVVAMYLPIFQLGQVVG
- the zapD gene encoding cell division protein ZapD is translated as MAVTYEFPLSEKLRTYLRLEEVLERLFCKDNPHFFQALFNAQDVLERGELRADLSKDLERLMERLQLWSQRPEVDGQRLQQMHEDLRSLRHWLAATPKPGQAWRDDKFLASLRSRYAVPGGDTNFDLPQLQCWHQRSIELRQAEISAWLDVVAPLQQSLQSFLHFLRELGHSESVLAKSGFYQNAGDQLVLVRISGLPVDVFPMVSGHRGRYTVRLMRLCDDGEQQAVTEDMAFNQQTCAW
- the coaE gene encoding dephospho-CoA kinase (Dephospho-CoA kinase (CoaE) performs the final step in coenzyme A biosynthesis.), yielding MMFVVGLTGGIGSGKSTVANAFHELGIELVDADVVARQVVEPGTSALAAIAAHFGNAVLQADGSLDRKALREIVFADDKQRLWLNDLLHPLIRQEMQRQLQAAPSPYVLFVVPLLFENGLDGLCDRTLVIDVPQEVQLQRVLARDDTNPETVKGILHSQMDRAERLARADDVLDNSGQPEKLKAQVQQLHQSYLAMARQKALS
- the ampD gene encoding 1,6-anhydro-N-acetylmuramyl-L-alanine amidase AmpD, with the protein product MDWYPKARRLDSPHHNERPVGCAVDTVVLHNISLPPNAFGTGAIEALFTGTLDPRAHPWFERLAGVEVSAHILIKRSGELCQFVPFSGRAWHAGRSSFQGRQGLNDNSIGVELEGADHLPFTDAQYSGLAELACWLAEHWALSPEQITAHETIAPFRKTDPGPGFDWQHFYGFLLETMS
- a CDS encoding prepilin-type N-terminal cleavage/methylation domain-containing protein, with protein sequence MKKQQGFTLIELMIVVAIVGILAAIALPAYQTYTKKAKFSEVVSATGSVKTAVEVCAQTEQTTNIGATSCAVPTAGAANGALVNTVTWTSSATGGTILATAINGQGLAGETYSLTGTINASTFGVTWVKGGTCVGLGIC
- the pdhR gene encoding pyruvate dehydrogenase complex transcriptional repressor PdhR, encoding MRAGYQRIKQPKLADVIQEQLETLILEGTLAPGEKLPPERELAKQFEVSRPSVREAIQKLEAKGLLLRRQGGGTYVSRDLYSGLAQPLFALIQGHDESQLDLLEFRYALEAMSAYYAADRGTSADLDSIRRSHEEVEQAHDDGDIEQEAAAICRFHEAVAQASHNVVILHLVRVMKPLLEENVRQNLEMLYQRSSSPEKVAGHRRTLLECIVSGKPQEARQACEQHLAFLEETLLDIRREQSRLQRSLRRVKDKPDR
- the pilB gene encoding type IV-A pilus assembly ATPase PilB; amino-acid sequence: MSGFLPLAKGTLALLLRRGKIDQSVAEELLKDNNSGLLPLFDVLKKSELSAADFARFLSEQYGLPLFDLAKFDIDNIPSTLINEQLINKHFVLPLFKRQNRIFIAIADPSNQAALEDFRFNLRLPTEPVLVNADELAKAIDKLLEKSESATLDVDVQDSELADLVVEDEDDKDQDLVGVGGKDEDAPIVIYINKILMDAIRKGASDLHFEPYEKSYRVRFRIDGILHEVAAPPAALSGRLAARIKVMAKLDIAERRIPQDGRIKLRLSRRKAIDFRVSTLPTLWGEKIVMRILDSSSAQLGIDMLGYEPEQKRLYMESLQKPQGMILVTGPTGSGKTVSLYTGLNILNTQERNISTAEDPVEINLPGINQVQINMKAGMDFASALRAFLRQDPDVIMVGEIRDLETAEIAIKAAQTGHLVLSTLHTNSSSETLTRLMNMGVPSYNIASSVTLVIAQRLARRLCSSCKAPEQLPKDELLRQGYAPAQIDEGFTLYKPVGCKECTGGYKGRVGIYEAMPMTEAIAKIIMEGGNSLDIAAQAQRDGIKNLRQSGLEKARQGVTSLAEINRVTSY